One stretch of Punica granatum isolate Tunisia-2019 chromosome 5, ASM765513v2, whole genome shotgun sequence DNA includes these proteins:
- the LOC116209312 gene encoding uncharacterized protein LOC116209312, which yields MRCDVCEYKPPFAYNCNECDFLLDVKCVVSIVHPPPRDHDQSRSTDDRRDQIHHFSHPHQLTTFHAKAKLLASCDVCNEGISGDFYCCPDCLFLLHPSCAKLTQEIVHPLHPGHHLICQADPRNCSLCSDNTHGFGFKCEECPFGLHVGCALQSLSATKEELTLNSELLHKHPMRLQCLTKGYVCIVCEWPVKGLGYAYEICGNKAIHKTCAELPRESERHPIHPQRLLLLLSKPLDEFSHCFACLESSGGLTFYCDYCKIQFYAHCAMRRPTLKHRRHEHCLSYFRKIGRKPYSVQCNVCYDYCWIDFYRCVRCNYNLHFSCMPLPPSVKHAFHQSYHPLVLRDRFVDDKLDYEEQYCDVCETLRHPEHGVYYCEECNYAADIDCIIPKRDLKKGRQMKDFMLKRLDKDISIAEAMTEELKKKWEMSMKELKNSRKRGRSSQTRWKQSWTGHELNMEPFSWHIVHPNKDLMHPFVKIDFLHHVHLLTVDLILR from the exons atgagatgcGATGTATGCGAGTATAAGCCTCCGTTTGCATACAACTGTAATGAATGTGATTTCCTTCTCGATGTGAAATGTGTTGTTTCCATTGTGCATCCTCCTCCTCGAGATCATGATCAGAGTCGTAGCACAGACGATAGGCGAGATCAGATCCATCATTTTTCCCACCCCCACCAACTGACAACTTTTCATGCTAAAGCTAAGCTTCTTGCGAGCTGTGATGTTTGCAACGAAGGGATATCGGGTGATTTTTACTGTTGCCCTGACTGCCTTTTCTTGCTCCACCCATCGTGTGCCAAGCTGACACAAGAGATTGTGCATCCTCTTCATCCGGGCCACCATCTCATTTGCCAAGCAGATCCTCGGAATTGCTCTCTCTGCTCTGATAATACTCATGGCTTTGGATTCAAGTGTGAAGAGTGTCCCTTTGGCCTTCATGTGGGATGTGCTCTCCAATCTCTCTCTGCTACGAAAGAGGAATTAACTCTTAACAGTGAGCTTCTCCATAAACACCCCATGAGGCTTCAGTGTCTAACTAAGGGATATGTGTGTATTGTCTGCGAATGGCCTGTTAAAGGTCTAGGTTATGCCTATGAAATTTGTGGCAACAAGGCGATCCATAAAACCTGTGCTGAGCTACCACGTGAATCAGAACGACACCCTATTCACCCACAGCGTCTGCTTCTCCTTCTTTCTAAGCCACTCGATGAATTCAGTCATTGCTTTGCATGTTTGGAAAGCTCTGGGGGACTCACCTTTTACTGTGATTATTGTAAGATCCAGTTCTATGCACATTGTGCTATGAGGAGGCCGACTCTGAAACATCGGCGTCACGAGCATTGCCTATCCTATTTCAGAAAGATAGGCCGCAAGCCATACAGCGTGCAATGCAATGTGTGTTACGATTATTGCTGGATTGACTTCTACCGCTGTGTTCGGTGCAACTATAATCTTCACTTCAGTTGCATGCCACTACCCCCTTCTGTCAAACACGCATTCCACCAGAGTTACCATCCGCTGGTGCTCCGTGATAGATTTGTTGATGACAAACTTGATTATGAGGAGCAATACTGCGACGTGTGCGAGACACTCAGGCACCCAGAACATGGTGTTTATTATTGCGAGGAGTGTAATTATGCTGCTGATATCGACTGCATCATCCCCAAA AGAGACCTTAAGAAAGGTAGACAAATGAAAGACTTTATGCTCAAGCGACTGGATAAAGATATTTCAATTGCAGAAGCAATGACGGAGGAACTGAAGAAGAAATGGGAAATGTCAATGAAAGAGCTGAAGAACTCAAGAAAAAGAGGCAGGAGCTCTCAGACGCGATGGAAGCAGAGTTGGACAGGGCATGAATTGAACATGGAGCCTTTCTCTTGGCATATCGTTCATCCTAACAAGGATCTCATGCATCCATTTGTCAAAATAGATTTTCTTCACCACGTGCATCTGTTAACAGTCGATCTTATTCTGCGCTAG